ATAATGCCCGGCCGGATCTCAACCTCACGGGACGAGCCCTGTTCGGACATGCTCCCGCAAAGGGGCAGCAGCTGGAGGATCACTATTTCGGTTCCATTCCGGAACGGGCAGTTGCCTTCATGAAAGACCTGGAGCAGGAATGCTGGTTGCTAGGTATTCCTATTAAGACCCGTCACAACGAGGTAGCTCCGAATCAGTTCGAGTGTGCTCCCATTTTTGAAGAGTGCAATCTGGCGGTGGATCACAATCAGCTTTTAATGGATGTCATGGAAAGAGTGTCTCGCCGGCATTCATTCCGTGTTTTGCTTCATGAAAAGCCCTTCGCCGGAGTAAACGGAAGCGGAAAACATAACAATTGGTCCATGGGTACCAACACAGGGAAAAATCTTCTGTCGCCTGGGAAAAACCCAAAAACAAACCTGATGTTTCTCTCCTTCTTTATTAATACGATCAAAGCGGTACACGATAACGATGATCTGCTGAGAGCCGCGATTGCTTCGGCGGGTAACGATCACCGGCTGGGGGCAAATGAGGCACCTCCTGCCATCATGAGTATATTCATCGGCAGTCAGCTTACCCGGGTATTGGAAGATCTGGAGAAGAAAGTAAAAGCCGGTAAAATGACCCCTGATGAGAAGACGGCCCTTAAGCTGGGAATCGGAAAGATCCCGGATGTGTTACTGGATAACACCGATCGCAACCGCACTTCTCCATTTGCATTCACAGGAAATAAATTTGAATTCCGTGCAGTAGGGTCCTCTGCCAACTGTTCCGGCCCTATGACCGTTCTCAATACGATAATGGCCGATCAGCTTCGGGTGTTTAAAAAAGAAGTAGATCAGCTGATCAGCAAGGGAAAGGAAAAAGATGAGGCCATCTTTAATGTACTGGTAGATTACATTAAGGCTTCGCGGCGTATTCTTTTTGAAGGGAACGGGTACAGCGACGAATGGAAGAAGGAGGCGAAGAAGCGTGGTCTGAACAATTTCAGCACCACACCGGAAGCTCTTGATTCATATATAGACAAAAAAACGCTGGACCTTTTTGAACGAAACGGGATTATGAGTCACCGCGAGCAGGAAGCGCGTCATGCCATCCACCTGGAGACGTATTCCAAAAAAATACAGATTGAAAGCCGCGTAATGGGTGACCTTGCCATGAATCACATTATTCCTACTTCCATCCGATATCAGAAGATGCTGGTGGATAATGTAAGCGGGATAAAGAACATTTTATCAGGCTCGGAATATACTAAGGTAGCCGGCCCCCAGCTTGACATGATTAAAGAAATCAGTGAGCACATCGCAGTTATTAAGGAAAACGTTGAGCACATGATCGAAGCCCGTAAGAAGGCAAATGGCATTGATGATCACCGTAAACACGCCCTGGCCTATTGTCATGAGGTGAAAGCACACTTTGAAACCATCCGATACCACGTGGACAAGCTGGAATTGATTGTGGATGATGAGAGCTGGCCTTTACCGAAATTCCGCGAGTTGCTTTTTACCAAATAACGGATACTTCTGAAAATAAAAAATCCCCCTCCGGAAACCGAAGGGGGATTTTTATTGCGATTAGTGTTGCTCAGAAATGCCACATGTCGTGCTCCATCAGGAACAGATCGTTCTTAATCCGGTCACTCTCAAACAATGCATCAATACTCTTGGCATATTCTACAATTACCCGGTCATACACGTTGCTCTCCTTACGGATATAGCTGCTGAAAAGGCGTTTATGGAAGATATCATCAAACGTTCTGCGCTCCGCGTCGTTAAAACGGTTAAACACTTCGTACTGGGCAAAATAAGGGCGGCACTCCGGGAAGTAAACCCAGAAGAGCGGCTCATAGCCCCTGAAATCGCCGTTCTGATCGATCTTTTCGACCATGGGAGCAATACCAATGATTCTCACTTCCATCACACTTCGCTGCTTATCAAAAAACCAGTCTTCCTTTACCCAAAACTGAGTGATCTTTGCAGCGTCGATCTGGCGGGGAACAAGTACAGTATCCATGAGTCCCGTATTGATGTTCGGTGTCAGAACGGTATCCATGGAATTCAACTTGGATTTCACCAGTGACAGGGGCATTTCGTACTGGAACTCATCATCAATCGCCGGACGATCATACGCGTGAAGAGCACCTTCCTCCAGGCCTTTCCGGATCACATCAAACAGACATAATCTGTTTTTTATGGGCTCGGTGGGATAGTAGAGCGGAAGATTAATTTTCTCCCTCATATCAATTACTCTCCAGATACGCTTAGCGAACATTACATCCGCCTCCCGGAGATAGGTATAAGGAATGGGCTTACGCTGATTGATATGCTCCTTAAGATAGGGGCTGTCATACGGCGCATTCGGATTAATTACGGTCTGTCCCGACACTCCGGCCGAAAAGAACGCCGCAAGGGCGAACATCAGACAATACTTAATACCATTTTTCATCTTCCTCTTTTTTTTGTTGCTCGGTTAGATCACCTTGATGCTCAATCCGGGAATGGTACGCATGGTTCCATCAGGACCCACGACCTTCACGTTATCTATGTAAATCTTGGAACCGGCCTTCACCTTGGTCATATACGTCTTCTGTTCCGGTGAAACCATATTTCCATTGGATTTCGCGGTAGCTTCCACCCCATTGATAGTCATGGACATTTCGAAGGATACCACTTTAAACTTGAGGTCAAAATCAAAGTTCACCATTTCTGCGAGTACACCCTGAGCAGCAAGAACCGCACTTTTGCTCACGGCCATATTCGGGTCTCCGGCGCGTTTTCCGGCGAAATTGGCCACAGGATCAGGAACGGGTTTAATACGAAACTCAAAATTCCCCATTGGCTTGCTTGTTCCGCCAAAGTCGGCCGAAACGGTGATATTACATTTGGCACCACCCTTCACTCTGCACACAAAATCTCCCTTCTTGCCCGAAGGAGACAATGATCCGGCGGTACAAACCGCACGAACCTTTTCTGCAGGAACCCCGGGTACGGACACCGAGATCGGATTATCCACTCCAATGTACAACACATTCATCTTGGTGGGAGAAACCACCGCAGCCGGGCGGGCAGACATAAATGCGCTCTTGAATGGGAAAAACTTATAGCTGTTATCCGAAGGATTTTTCACCCGGATCAGACCGGAATACTTGTTTTCTCCTTCAGAGGAAGGGCTCAGCTTATAAACACCCACCCCCTTGCTCACGACAACGGATGTAGTGTCGTAAACCACACCGGGCTTTGGTCCGGCGAGCGTGGAGTCAATCTCTCCCAGAAACACAGTAGGATTGGAGGTTGTGGAGAACGCTGCTACGAAGATCTCGGCGCGGTATTCATCGCCGATCAGTACATAGTTGGAACTCGCCACCACCCGTCCTGCGAGTGTATCAAACTTAAAGGAGGAGGCATCAATCTTGGTATACAGATGCTTCAGGATGTCGGACTCAGCATTTTTAATTTCATTCTGAATCCTTGACATGATTGCGATAACAGCAGCGCAGGGTATGTGATAGAAGTTATTGGTTTCCCATGAAACCATTCCTCCGTCCACAATAGAATACTGATCATCTGTTTTAAGACCAATATTCATATTCCCGCGCTCTTTCTCGTCTACGTAATTGAGCATTTT
Above is a genomic segment from Bacteroidia bacterium containing:
- the gldN gene encoding gliding motility protein GldN encodes the protein MKNGIKYCLMFALAAFFSAGVSGQTVINPNAPYDSPYLKEHINQRKPIPYTYLREADVMFAKRIWRVIDMREKINLPLYYPTEPIKNRLCLFDVIRKGLEEGALHAYDRPAIDDEFQYEMPLSLVKSKLNSMDTVLTPNINTGLMDTVLVPRQIDAAKITQFWVKEDWFFDKQRSVMEVRIIGIAPMVEKIDQNGDFRGYEPLFWVYFPECRPYFAQYEVFNRFNDAERRTFDDIFHKRLFSSYIRKESNVYDRVIVEYAKSIDALFESDRIKNDLFLMEHDMWHF
- the gldM gene encoding gliding motility protein GldM, with the translated sequence MAGGKETPRQKMIGMMYLVLTALLALNVSKEILNAFAIINAGLIDTNRNFAAKNEVTFNDFVKAMQNDPVKVKPYKDKAEAAMKDAKNMYDYVDSLKTMLFMKVEQVEKNVADTLTIEWMDKKDNYDIPTHELIGDDPGNPTGKAKELKQRIIDFRGKMLNYVDEKERGNMNIGLKTDDQYSIVDGGMVSWETNNFYHIPCAAVIAIMSRIQNEIKNAESDILKHLYTKIDASSFKFDTLAGRVVASSNYVLIGDEYRAEIFVAAFSTTSNPTVFLGEIDSTLAGPKPGVVYDTTSVVVSKGVGVYKLSPSSEGENKYSGLIRVKNPSDNSYKFFPFKSAFMSARPAAVVSPTKMNVLYIGVDNPISVSVPGVPAEKVRAVCTAGSLSPSGKKGDFVCRVKGGAKCNITVSADFGGTSKPMGNFEFRIKPVPDPVANFAGKRAGDPNMAVSKSAVLAAQGVLAEMVNFDFDLKFKVVSFEMSMTINGVEATAKSNGNMVSPEQKTYMTKVKAGSKIYIDNVKVVGPDGTMRTIPGLSIKVI
- a CDS encoding glutamine synthetase III, whose translation is MARHRFKALEEVLTRKPVDVKLQAAKVSDLFGANVFGHDKMRQYLSKDAFESVMGAVSSGTKIDRKTADQVANAMKAWAMEQGVTHYTHWFQPLTGTTAEKHDAFFTPVENGRAMEAFGGEQLIQQEPDASSFPSGGIRNTFEARGYSAWDPSSPAFIYSNTLCIPTIFISYTGEALDFKTPLLKALNALDKIATEVCQYFDKDVTKVTATLGWEQEYFLVDTALYNARPDLNLTGRALFGHAPAKGQQLEDHYFGSIPERAVAFMKDLEQECWLLGIPIKTRHNEVAPNQFECAPIFEECNLAVDHNQLLMDVMERVSRRHSFRVLLHEKPFAGVNGSGKHNNWSMGTNTGKNLLSPGKNPKTNLMFLSFFINTIKAVHDNDDLLRAAIASAGNDHRLGANEAPPAIMSIFIGSQLTRVLEDLEKKVKAGKMTPDEKTALKLGIGKIPDVLLDNTDRNRTSPFAFTGNKFEFRAVGSSANCSGPMTVLNTIMADQLRVFKKEVDQLISKGKEKDEAIFNVLVDYIKASRRILFEGNGYSDEWKKEAKKRGLNNFSTTPEALDSYIDKKTLDLFERNGIMSHREQEARHAIHLETYSKKIQIESRVMGDLAMNHIIPTSIRYQKMLVDNVSGIKNILSGSEYTKVAGPQLDMIKEISEHIAVIKENVEHMIEARKKANGIDDHRKHALAYCHEVKAHFETIRYHVDKLELIVDDESWPLPKFRELLFTK